TTGGCTTACATGCCAAATCTTAAACCAGCACAGATTATTGAAGCTCTTGTGAAAACAAGCAACTTGAGCTCAGAAAACGAGTTTGGAGAAAAATCTCAGGCTGGTGGTGTAATCGACGTGAAAAAAGCAGCGGAGTATGCGTATAACAATTTCTACGACGGAAAATCGAATACTGTAAAAGTAAAAGCGGTAAAAAAATCAAGACCTGCTAAGAAATCTGTAAAGAAATAATAATCAGATAGATTAAAATAATTTTAAATAAAGCCTGAGTTTTTCAGGCTTTATTTTTTTTGAAATAAATAAAATTTGGCACGGTTTTTTGTATTATCTTTAATGTTAAAATAATAAAACTACAATATGAAAAAGCTATTACTTGCAGGTATAGTGGGAACCTCACTTTTTGCAGTGTCTTGTTCCACAGTCAATAAAGCTAAAGATGCACAAGCGGTAAGATCAGAATTTCTAAAAATGAAAGGTGATTGGCAGATTGTAAGCATCAATTACGATAAGACTTACAAAATCAAACCTTTTGACGAAGGTGCAGATGCACAGTGTTTTGTAGGAAGTCACTGGAGGTTTATACCCAATAATTATTCAGGTTCTTATACATTAAACGGTGGTGGTTCTTGCCCTAATGTAATACAGCCCATAAAGGTTGATATTAAAGGTAATGTTTTCACATTCAAAAAAATTGCAGACGGTACAAAGGCTAAGCAAAATACAGCAGGATATACTTTGAATGTAATTAATTCTACAACAGACCAGTTTTCTTTAGAGCAAAATGTTCCATTTGAAGGTAATTCTATAAAAGTGGTTTACAATTTCGAAAGAACAGGAATGGAC
The sequence above is a segment of the Chryseobacterium turcicum genome. Coding sequences within it:
- a CDS encoding lipocalin family protein — its product is MKKLLLAGIVGTSLFAVSCSTVNKAKDAQAVRSEFLKMKGDWQIVSINYDKTYKIKPFDEGADAQCFVGSHWRFIPNNYSGSYTLNGGGSCPNVIQPIKVDIKGNVFTFKKIADGTKAKQNTAGYTLNVINSTTDQFSLEQNVPFEGNSIKVVYNFERTGMDYTK